The Harpia harpyja isolate bHarHar1 chromosome 13, bHarHar1 primary haplotype, whole genome shotgun sequence genome contains a region encoding:
- the PFN3 gene encoding profilin-3, with amino-acid sequence MDYWKCYVNSILADRNVEDVAVVGLSDNKCVWAAKPGGLLAAISPQEVGLITGQDRKTFLLTGITIAGKKCSVIRDSLLVDEDNMMDVRSKGSDSRSICIGKTPKALIFLVGKKGVHGGALNQKVHDMIVGMKA; translated from the coding sequence ATGGATTACTGGAAATGCTACGTCAACAGCATCCTGGCGGACAGGAACGTTGAAGATGTGGCTGTCGTGGGACTCTCTGACAATAAGTGCGTGTGGGCGGCCAAGCCAGGAGGGCTCCTCGCAGCCATCTCGCCTCAAGAAGTGGGCTTGATCACAGGCCAGGATCGGAAAACGTTCCTGCTAACAGGAATCACCATAGCTGGCAAAAAGTGCAGTGTGATTCGTGACAGCCTGCTGGTGGATGAAGACAACATGATGGATGTCAGAAGCAAAGGCAGTGACAGCAGATCCATTTGTATTGGCAAGACCCCCAAAGCCCTGATCTTCCTCGTGGGCAAGAAGGGAGTCCACGGAGGAGCCCTCAACCAAAAGGTCCACGATATGATTGTGGGCATGAAAGCATGA
- the C13H1orf115 gene encoding required for drug-induced death protein 1, whose product MTVGARLGAKARGRYSRRGPDDDQVSILPGEEEEEEEAAAGGGPRPAALEEEEGGSASRKVHFVLLPDSYEPLRPPRAAAKRPYGKRLKKYGKNVGKALQKGCRYLVVGLQGLAAAYSAPFGVAAQVASFVR is encoded by the exons ATGACGGTGGGTGCGCGGCTGGGCGCCAAGGCGAGGGGCAGGTACTCCCGCCGCGGACCCGACGACGACCAGGTCTCCATCCTgcccggcgaggaggaggaggaggaggaggcggcggcgggggggggcccgcggccggcggcgctggaggaggaggagggcggctcTGCCTCCAGGAAGGTGCACTTCGTCCTCCTGCCCGACTCCTACGAGCCGCTGCGCCCGCCGCGGGCCGCCGCCAAGCGGCCCTACGGGAAGCGGCTGAAGAAGTACGGGAAG AACGTCGGCAAAGCTCTGCAGAAGGGATGCCGCTACTTGGTGGTCGGCCTGCAAGGATTAGCAGCAGCCTATTCCGCTCCTTTTGGAGTGGCAGCTCAGGTGGCATCCTTCGTCCGCTAG